Proteins encoded in a region of the Isosphaeraceae bacterium EP7 genome:
- a CDS encoding VCBS repeat-containing protein, which produces MRRALSLMTLAAAAFAGPADAAEPKWKKHDVNASSPYEAAGVFDVDNDGKLDIVSGAFWYKAPDWAKFPVRDVAKMGTYYNCFSTLPMDVNGDGKIDFISCAYFSKNVGWVENPGEPGKPWAYHEIDVPGPSEAAVLVDLTGDGIPEILPNTVNTVAWYQLETKGPSPKFRKFDFGTKAAGHGVGSGDVNGDGRVDLLTPKGWFEAPTDPVNATWTWHPEWEAGTAGIQMLAKDVDGDGLSDVVYGNGHDFGLFWLKQGKGTDGGRTWTKAVIDPKLSSVHVLQWADLNGDGAADELITGKRVYAHEIEPGITEGSVVGYYRFDKATSAWTKHVVFQGEPANKDTPAEGGKRDAQKDFPAGTAGTGLQVTAVDIDKDGDLDLVCPGKSGLYYFENLGDKP; this is translated from the coding sequence ATGAGACGCGCACTGAGCCTGATGACCCTCGCCGCTGCCGCATTCGCCGGCCCGGCCGACGCCGCCGAGCCCAAGTGGAAGAAGCACGACGTCAACGCCTCCAGCCCCTACGAGGCCGCGGGCGTCTTCGACGTCGACAATGACGGCAAGCTCGACATCGTCTCGGGCGCCTTCTGGTACAAGGCCCCCGACTGGGCCAAGTTCCCGGTCCGCGACGTGGCCAAGATGGGCACCTACTACAACTGCTTCTCCACCCTGCCGATGGACGTCAACGGCGACGGCAAGATCGACTTCATCAGCTGCGCCTACTTCTCCAAGAACGTCGGCTGGGTCGAGAACCCCGGCGAGCCCGGCAAGCCCTGGGCCTATCACGAGATCGACGTACCGGGCCCCAGCGAGGCCGCCGTCCTCGTCGACCTCACCGGCGACGGCATCCCCGAGATCCTGCCCAACACGGTCAACACCGTCGCCTGGTACCAGCTCGAGACCAAAGGGCCCAGCCCCAAGTTCCGCAAGTTCGACTTCGGCACCAAGGCCGCCGGCCACGGCGTCGGCTCGGGCGACGTGAACGGCGACGGCCGCGTGGACCTGCTCACTCCCAAGGGCTGGTTCGAAGCGCCCACCGACCCCGTCAACGCCACCTGGACCTGGCACCCCGAGTGGGAAGCCGGCACCGCGGGGATCCAGATGCTGGCCAAGGACGTCGACGGCGACGGTCTCTCAGACGTCGTCTACGGCAACGGCCACGACTTCGGGCTCTTCTGGCTGAAGCAGGGCAAAGGGACAGACGGCGGCCGGACCTGGACCAAGGCCGTGATCGACCCCAAGCTTTCCTCGGTCCACGTCCTGCAATGGGCCGACCTGAACGGGGACGGCGCCGCCGACGAGTTGATCACCGGCAAGCGCGTTTACGCCCACGAGATCGAGCCGGGCATCACCGAAGGGTCGGTCGTCGGCTACTACCGCTTCGACAAGGCCACCAGCGCCTGGACCAAGCACGTCGTCTTCCAGGGCGAGCCGGCCAATAAAGACACGCCCGCCGAGGGGGGCAAGCGCGACGCCCAGAAGGACTTCCCCGCCGGGACCGCCGGGACCGGCCTCCAGGTCACCGCGGTCGACATCGACAAGGACGGCGACCTCGACCTCGTCTGCCCCGGAAAGAGCGGCCTTTACTACTTCGAGAACCTGGGCGACAAGCCCTGA
- a CDS encoding adenylate/guanylate cyclase domain-containing protein, with amino-acid sequence MKDSLEIRVYDAQVPVYQGEFVKPVELGRQGAGEEGPYSKVGRSGRYRLIVAGLEESNVSRRHVLLEPLGDGWARLTNLSSHAPLRIEGRGDLRPQSAPLDLPLPFVFFLGRKAVRAQAPEVEEVGVINALAEATMIPGGGASPRPKPSILSRPAAPSSDLESMVRWLSATMNVLLSGGNAGEFFQQAAQAIVDVAGLDTGRVLLLDDGDWKTVAVGISPAMLQARPDFQPSRSVTRKVLAEKRTFWQIPDSDSSASLEGLESVIAAPILDCNGEVIGIVYGERGASCSSDDEDAISILDAMLVELLASGVANSLARREQEVAVVAARVRFEQFFTPELSRELEAHPDLLSGRDSEVTLLFADIRGFSHLSERLGPTRTVDLINDVMSALSDCVLEHQGVLVDYIGDELMAMWGAPCAQPEHAKLACKAALDMLGQLPAINGRWQGTAGIDREIGLGIGLNTGIARVGNTGSTKKFKYGPLGNTVNLASRVQGATKHLRTRLLVTGMTQAGVGDDFAVRRLGKVRVVNIQAPVDLYEIDSGTTPNWSRLKHEYEAALVHFERGELAPAARILGALQFEFAGDGPSLVLLSRVVNAMVDPSKYDPIMELPGK; translated from the coding sequence ATGAAGGACTCGCTGGAGATCCGCGTCTACGACGCCCAGGTCCCCGTCTATCAGGGCGAATTCGTCAAGCCGGTGGAGCTCGGCCGTCAGGGCGCGGGGGAAGAGGGGCCCTACAGCAAGGTGGGGCGTTCCGGTCGCTACCGGCTCATCGTCGCCGGCCTGGAAGAGTCGAACGTCTCGCGCAGGCATGTGCTTCTGGAACCGCTGGGCGACGGATGGGCCCGGCTGACGAACCTGAGCTCGCATGCCCCCTTGCGCATCGAGGGCCGGGGCGACCTGCGGCCCCAGTCCGCCCCCCTGGATCTGCCCCTCCCGTTCGTCTTCTTCCTGGGCCGCAAGGCGGTGCGGGCACAGGCTCCCGAGGTCGAAGAGGTTGGGGTGATTAACGCCCTGGCCGAGGCCACCATGATACCGGGCGGTGGTGCTTCGCCGAGGCCCAAGCCCTCGATCCTGAGCAGGCCCGCGGCCCCATCCAGCGACCTGGAGTCGATGGTCCGATGGCTCTCGGCCACGATGAACGTGCTGCTCAGCGGCGGCAACGCCGGCGAGTTCTTTCAGCAGGCGGCGCAGGCCATCGTCGACGTCGCGGGGCTCGACACCGGCCGGGTCCTGCTGCTGGACGACGGCGACTGGAAGACGGTCGCCGTCGGCATCTCGCCGGCCATGCTCCAGGCCAGGCCCGACTTCCAGCCCAGCCGGTCCGTCACCCGCAAGGTGCTCGCAGAGAAGCGGACCTTCTGGCAGATCCCCGACTCCGACTCCTCGGCCAGCCTTGAGGGGCTCGAGTCGGTCATCGCCGCCCCGATCCTCGACTGCAACGGCGAGGTCATCGGAATCGTCTACGGCGAGCGCGGGGCATCCTGCTCGTCCGACGACGAAGACGCGATCTCCATTTTGGATGCGATGCTGGTCGAGCTGCTGGCCTCGGGCGTGGCCAATAGCCTGGCCAGGCGCGAGCAGGAAGTCGCCGTTGTCGCGGCCCGGGTGCGGTTCGAGCAGTTTTTCACGCCCGAGCTTTCACGCGAGTTAGAGGCCCACCCCGACCTGCTCAGCGGCCGAGACAGCGAGGTCACCCTCCTCTTCGCCGACATCCGCGGCTTCAGCCACCTCAGCGAGCGGCTCGGCCCGACGCGGACCGTCGATCTGATCAACGACGTGATGAGTGCCCTGTCCGACTGCGTCCTCGAACACCAGGGGGTGCTGGTTGACTACATCGGCGACGAGCTGATGGCCATGTGGGGGGCACCTTGCGCGCAGCCCGAGCACGCGAAACTCGCCTGCAAGGCGGCCCTGGACATGCTCGGCCAGCTTCCCGCGATCAACGGGCGCTGGCAAGGAACGGCGGGGATCGACCGCGAAATCGGCCTGGGCATCGGCCTCAACACGGGCATCGCGCGGGTGGGCAACACCGGATCCACCAAGAAGTTCAAGTACGGCCCGCTGGGCAATACCGTGAACCTCGCCAGCCGCGTTCAGGGGGCCACCAAGCACCTTCGCACCAGGCTGCTGGTCACCGGCATGACCCAGGCCGGCGTGGGCGACGACTTCGCCGTCCGCCGCCTGGGCAAGGTGCGTGTGGTCAACATCCAGGCGCCCGTGGATCTCTACGAGATCGACAGTGGGACCACGCCCAACTGGTCGAGGCTGAAGCACGAATACGAGGCGGCCCTGGTCCACTTCGAACGCGGTGAGCTGGCCCCGGCCGCCCGCATCCTGGGCGCGCTCCAGTTCGAGTTCGCCGGCGACGGCCCCTCGCTGGTGTTGCTCTCGCGGGTGGTCAACGCGATGGTCGACCCCAGCAAATACGACCCGATCATGGAACTGCCCGGCAAATGA
- a CDS encoding VWA domain-containing protein, with protein MPRYEYTQWDGSQDFQSQSADAAFDQIADYMLQYGDQVLRNLDEFDNDDMPEMLDLIRKEGLIEKDEKGQWQVSPKGIRRIQESSLTHLFQIFRKDGAGKHETPQKGDGSIRHEDSRPYVFGDSMANLNLHETLKNAMARQGATAPIRLQQDDFVVHEMEYQARCATVLLIDMSGSMSRYGKYAMTKKVAMALQAMVRGQYAQDWLKMIGFYTYATPMTERELLNSAPKPVSIYDSRVNLRYSLDEPPKRVPQHFTNIHAGLKLARNMLGKQAAANKQIIVITDGEPTAHLEGRDVVLIYPPAQKTARATLEEARRCSAAGIRVSSFALIEDYFYTSLVNFVEEMARVTKGVAAYCGSDDLGKVVLDSFVDGRKTRRTGR; from the coding sequence ATGCCCCGATATGAATATACCCAGTGGGACGGCTCGCAGGATTTCCAGTCGCAGTCGGCCGACGCCGCGTTCGACCAGATCGCCGATTACATGCTCCAGTACGGCGACCAGGTCCTGCGCAATCTGGACGAGTTCGACAACGACGACATGCCCGAGATGCTCGACCTGATCCGCAAGGAAGGGTTGATCGAGAAGGACGAGAAGGGGCAGTGGCAGGTCAGCCCCAAGGGAATCCGCCGGATCCAGGAATCGTCGCTCACGCACCTGTTCCAGATCTTCCGCAAGGACGGCGCCGGCAAGCACGAGACCCCGCAGAAGGGGGACGGCAGCATCCGCCACGAGGATTCGCGGCCGTACGTCTTCGGCGACAGCATGGCGAACCTCAACCTGCACGAGACCCTGAAGAACGCGATGGCCCGCCAGGGGGCCACCGCGCCGATCAGGCTCCAGCAGGACGATTTCGTCGTCCACGAGATGGAGTATCAGGCCCGCTGCGCCACCGTCCTGCTCATCGACATGAGCGGATCGATGAGCCGGTATGGCAAGTATGCCATGACCAAGAAGGTGGCCATGGCCCTGCAAGCCATGGTACGCGGGCAGTACGCCCAGGACTGGCTGAAGATGATCGGCTTCTACACGTATGCCACGCCGATGACCGAGCGTGAGCTGCTGAACTCGGCGCCCAAGCCGGTGAGCATCTACGACAGCCGCGTGAACCTGCGATACAGCCTGGACGAGCCACCCAAGCGGGTCCCGCAGCACTTCACCAACATCCATGCCGGCCTGAAGCTCGCCCGCAACATGCTGGGCAAGCAGGCGGCCGCGAACAAGCAGATCATCGTTATCACCGACGGAGAGCCGACGGCTCACCTGGAGGGTCGCGATGTGGTCCTGATCTACCCCCCCGCGCAAAAGACCGCCAGGGCCACGCTGGAAGAGGCCCGCCGCTGTTCCGCCGCGGGAATCCGAGTGTCGAGCTTCGCCCTGATCGAGGATTACTTCTACACGAGCCTGGTGAATTTCGTCGAGGAGATGGCCCGCGTCACCAAGGGCGTGGCCGCCTACTGCGGCTCGGATGACCTGGGGAAGGTTGTGCTGGATAGCTTCGTCGACGGCCGGAAGACGCGGCGGACGGGCCGATAG
- a CDS encoding heme-binding protein gives MASVASKLGMGRIRRGCVPSIEACEQRTMLSGANARGAASRTDPANLSATLTTIEVQQLLSRAAAASQSDDAIIAVVDRGGRVLGVRSEAGVSTAITGDTEKMVFAVDGALSLARTAAFFGNNQSPLTSRLVQFISQTTNTQRVIESDPNIQDPNSTLAGPGFIAPVGIKGHFPPNVPFTPQVDLFAIEYTNRDSTFIAGDDGLRGTADDLILPNRFNVADQNIPANIFTPPTDTSPGIDLRLVPPDSYGVISGLLPSGQNRGIATLPGGIPIFKNGAAVGGIGVFFPGTTGFATAENSMLNDFGYDDRKPDRSIEAEFIGFAAVGGSKAAARQLKLPLSIGTLGGVPALPGFDLPFGRIDLVGVTLDVIGPHGNLGPGNLLRYIKRIGVKAGTGNPNSGTNLPVTTDPGVTVKAGRVVPDGWLVTPHDSKDGSLTAADVETIVSQGIARANMTRSAIRLPINRHTRMVFAVTDKTGEVLGLYRMTDSVVFSFDVAVAKARNVSYYDDPAQLQPQDQVGSTVPVGTAFTARTIRYLALPRFPEGIEGYPPGPFSILEDGGVNTTTGQTIGAALPASAFQSVQGYAAFHPQANFHAQTDPKNQNGVIFFPGSSPLYKDDGHGNKVIVGGLGVSGDGVDQDDDVTFSASLGYRTPATVPRADQVFVRGVRLPYQKFNRNPNVG, from the coding sequence ATGGCTAGCGTCGCATCGAAGCTCGGCATGGGCAGGATCCGACGCGGCTGCGTCCCTTCGATCGAGGCGTGCGAACAGCGGACGATGCTCAGCGGCGCCAATGCCAGAGGGGCCGCGTCGCGCACCGACCCGGCCAACCTGAGTGCAACTCTCACCACGATCGAGGTTCAGCAGCTATTGAGCCGGGCGGCGGCGGCCTCTCAGTCCGATGACGCGATCATCGCGGTGGTCGATCGCGGCGGGCGGGTCCTGGGGGTGCGGTCCGAGGCGGGGGTCTCGACAGCGATCACCGGCGACACCGAGAAGATGGTCTTCGCCGTGGACGGGGCCCTGAGCCTGGCCAGGACCGCCGCCTTCTTCGGCAATAACCAGTCGCCCCTCACGTCAAGGCTGGTCCAGTTCATCAGCCAGACGACCAACACCCAACGCGTGATCGAGTCGGACCCGAACATCCAGGACCCGAACTCAACGCTGGCCGGGCCCGGGTTCATCGCCCCGGTGGGCATCAAGGGACACTTCCCGCCCAACGTGCCGTTCACGCCTCAGGTGGACCTGTTCGCCATCGAATATACGAATCGGGACAGCACGTTCATCGCGGGGGATGACGGGCTGCGCGGGACGGCCGACGACCTGATCTTGCCCAACCGATTCAATGTCGCCGACCAAAATATCCCAGCGAATATCTTCACTCCTCCCACCGACACGAGCCCGGGCATCGACCTGCGGCTGGTTCCGCCCGACTCCTACGGCGTGATCTCAGGGCTGCTGCCTTCGGGGCAGAACCGGGGGATCGCGACGCTGCCCGGGGGGATCCCGATCTTCAAGAATGGCGCCGCCGTGGGCGGGATTGGTGTCTTCTTCCCGGGGACGACCGGCTTCGCCACGGCCGAGAACTCGATGCTGAACGATTTCGGCTACGACGACCGGAAGCCAGACCGGTCGATCGAGGCCGAATTCATCGGCTTCGCGGCGGTCGGCGGCAGCAAGGCCGCGGCGCGTCAGCTCAAGCTCCCGCTGTCCATCGGGACGCTCGGCGGAGTGCCCGCCCTGCCGGGGTTCGACCTCCCATTCGGCCGGATCGACCTGGTGGGCGTCACGCTCGACGTCATCGGCCCGCATGGCAACCTGGGGCCGGGCAACCTGCTGCGCTACATCAAACGCATCGGCGTCAAGGCCGGCACCGGCAACCCCAACAGCGGAACCAACCTGCCGGTGACCACCGATCCGGGTGTCACCGTCAAGGCCGGCCGCGTCGTGCCGGACGGCTGGCTCGTCACGCCGCATGACTCGAAGGACGGCAGCTTGACGGCCGCCGACGTCGAGACGATCGTCTCGCAGGGCATCGCACGTGCCAACATGACTCGGTCGGCGATCCGCCTGCCGATCAACAGGCACACGCGGATGGTCTTCGCCGTCACCGACAAGACCGGAGAGGTCCTCGGCCTGTACCGGATGACCGACTCCGTCGTCTTCTCGTTCGACGTCGCCGTGGCCAAGGCACGCAACGTGTCGTACTACGACGACCCGGCGCAGCTCCAACCTCAAGATCAGGTTGGCTCCACCGTGCCCGTGGGAACGGCGTTCACGGCCAGGACGATCCGCTACCTGGCCTTGCCCCGGTTCCCCGAGGGGATCGAGGGCTATCCGCCGGGGCCGTTCTCGATCCTGGAAGACGGCGGCGTGAACACGACCACGGGTCAGACGATCGGCGCCGCCCTGCCCGCCTCGGCGTTCCAGAGCGTCCAGGGATACGCCGCGTTCCACCCGCAGGCCAATTTTCACGCCCAGACCGACCCCAAGAACCAGAACGGCGTCATCTTCTTCCCAGGCAGCAGCCCGCTTTACAAGGACGATGGCCACGGCAACAAGGTCATCGTGGGGGGCCTGGGCGTCAGCGGCGACGGCGTGGACCAGGACGACGACGTGACCTTCTCGGCCTCCCTCGGATACAGGACCCCGGCGACCGTCCCCAGGGCCGATCAGGTCTTCGTCCGTGGGGTCCGTCTGCCATATCAGAAATTCAACCGCAACCCGAACGTGGGTTGA
- the sucC gene encoding ADP-forming succinate--CoA ligase subunit beta: MKVHEYQAKDLLKAAGVAVPDGIVATTPDEAAEAYDKLGGGLIVVKAQVHAGGRGKGVAIDADADHDNALLIASGKLPRPDGMAKGVQLVKTRDDAKKAAAGLLGKTLVTYQTGAVGQLISKVLITVGHDIVRELYLGLAVDRETKSAVLMASTEGGVEIETVAFESPEKIHKEAVDIGLGLADFQARKVSRSLGLKGDSAKKGEVLFKSFVKFFLDSDASLAEINPLIVTDKGDVLALDAKLNFDDNALFRHKDIAALLDVAEEDPNELRAGKSGLSYVSLDGDIACLVNGAGLAMSTMDLIKHHGGDPANFLDVGGGANKDQVLEAFRILLGTPNVKAVLVNIFGGIMKCDIIAAALLAAYDEIDFRVPLVVRLEGTNVELGKKMLEESGRKIITATGLTEAAQKVVAAAKGAA, encoded by the coding sequence ATGAAAGTCCACGAATATCAGGCGAAGGACCTGCTCAAGGCCGCCGGGGTCGCAGTGCCCGACGGCATCGTCGCCACCACGCCCGATGAGGCGGCCGAGGCTTATGACAAGCTCGGCGGCGGCCTGATCGTCGTCAAGGCGCAGGTCCACGCCGGCGGGCGAGGCAAAGGCGTCGCCATCGACGCCGATGCCGACCACGACAACGCCCTGCTCATCGCCAGCGGCAAGCTGCCCCGGCCCGACGGCATGGCCAAGGGCGTGCAGCTGGTCAAGACCCGCGACGACGCCAAGAAGGCCGCCGCGGGCCTGCTGGGCAAGACGCTCGTCACCTACCAGACCGGCGCAGTCGGCCAGCTCATCTCCAAGGTCCTCATCACGGTCGGCCACGACATCGTGCGTGAGCTCTACCTCGGCCTGGCCGTCGACCGCGAGACCAAGTCCGCCGTCCTGATGGCCTCCACCGAGGGGGGCGTCGAGATCGAGACCGTCGCCTTCGAGAGCCCCGAGAAGATCCACAAAGAGGCGGTCGACATCGGCCTCGGACTGGCCGATTTCCAGGCCCGCAAGGTCAGCCGGTCGCTTGGCCTGAAGGGCGACAGCGCCAAGAAGGGCGAAGTCCTCTTCAAGTCGTTCGTCAAGTTCTTCCTCGACTCCGACGCGTCGCTCGCCGAGATCAACCCCCTGATCGTCACCGACAAGGGCGACGTCCTGGCCCTCGACGCAAAGCTGAACTTCGACGACAACGCGTTGTTCCGCCACAAGGACATCGCCGCCCTGCTGGACGTCGCCGAGGAAGACCCCAACGAGCTGCGTGCCGGCAAGTCGGGCCTCAGCTACGTGAGCCTCGACGGCGACATCGCCTGCCTGGTCAATGGTGCCGGCCTGGCCATGAGCACCATGGACCTGATCAAGCACCACGGCGGAGATCCCGCCAACTTCCTCGACGTCGGCGGCGGAGCCAACAAGGACCAGGTCCTCGAAGCCTTCCGCATCCTGCTGGGCACCCCGAACGTGAAGGCCGTGCTGGTCAACATCTTCGGCGGGATCATGAAGTGCGACATCATCGCCGCGGCCCTGCTGGCCGCTTACGATGAGATCGACTTCCGCGTCCCCCTGGTCGTCCGCCTGGAAGGGACGAACGTGGAGCTGGGCAAGAAGATGCTGGAAGAGAGCGGCCGCAAGATCATCACCGCAACGGGCCTGACCGAGGCCGCGCAGAAGGTTGTGGCCGCCGCCAAGGGCGCCGCCTGA
- a CDS encoding sigma 54-interacting transcriptional regulator, with product MATDRPKTLGELRASGYRSVPVKDEMRRNLIRKVRSGETLFPDILGYEETVVPQIQNAILSRHDMLFLGLRGQAKTKMLRQLVNLLDDAMPIIEGSEVNDDPLAPLSAVGKDKVESLGDATPIAWVGRDQRYQEKLATPDVTIADLIGEVDMIKHAEGRYLSSELTMHFGLVPRTNRGIFCINELPDLSPKIQVGLFNVLEERDIQIRGYPIRLTLDLCMVFSANPEDYTNRGRIVTPLKDRIGSVVRTHYPLTLELGMAINDQNAWLDRGETGRLALPNYVKQVVEEASRLARTSPHVNQASGVSVRMSIANLENVVSNAERRALLNGESWIVPRVSDLTHATPSSRGKLELTMSEDDAQEDKLIGRIVGEAVKNVFDMHLNAKDFRATVDYFESGKGFEISDTEPASAILERADKVPGLRKKADELARAQLPDLTEGDARDAATASAVEFILEGLHVHNKLNKASKTGGASYKR from the coding sequence ATGGCGACGGATCGGCCCAAGACCCTCGGTGAGTTGCGGGCGAGCGGGTATCGAAGCGTGCCGGTCAAGGACGAGATGAGGCGCAACCTGATCAGAAAGGTGCGCTCCGGCGAGACGCTGTTCCCCGACATTCTCGGCTATGAAGAGACCGTCGTCCCGCAGATCCAGAACGCGATCCTCTCGCGGCACGACATGCTGTTCCTCGGCCTGCGCGGCCAGGCCAAGACGAAGATGCTGCGCCAGCTGGTGAACCTGCTCGACGACGCCATGCCGATCATCGAGGGGTCGGAGGTCAACGACGACCCGCTGGCGCCGCTCTCGGCCGTGGGCAAGGACAAGGTCGAGTCGCTGGGAGACGCGACGCCGATCGCCTGGGTCGGCCGTGACCAGCGCTACCAGGAAAAGCTGGCGACCCCCGACGTGACCATCGCCGACCTGATCGGCGAGGTGGACATGATCAAGCACGCCGAGGGGCGCTACCTCTCCAGCGAGCTGACCATGCACTTCGGCCTGGTCCCGCGCACCAATCGCGGCATCTTTTGCATCAATGAGCTGCCCGACCTGTCGCCCAAGATCCAGGTCGGCCTGTTCAACGTGCTGGAAGAGCGCGACATCCAGATTCGCGGCTACCCGATCCGCCTGACCCTGGACCTCTGCATGGTCTTCTCGGCCAACCCCGAGGACTACACCAACCGAGGCCGGATCGTCACCCCTTTGAAGGACCGGATCGGCTCGGTGGTGCGCACGCACTATCCGCTGACCCTTGAGCTGGGCATGGCGATCAACGACCAGAATGCCTGGCTCGACCGCGGCGAGACGGGGCGGCTTGCCTTGCCGAACTACGTCAAGCAGGTGGTGGAGGAGGCGTCGCGACTGGCCAGGACCAGCCCGCACGTTAACCAGGCCTCGGGCGTCTCGGTCCGGATGTCGATCGCCAACCTGGAGAACGTGGTCTCCAACGCCGAGCGGCGGGCGCTGCTGAACGGCGAGTCGTGGATCGTCCCGAGGGTTTCCGACCTGACGCACGCCACCCCCAGCTCGCGCGGCAAGCTGGAGCTGACGATGAGCGAGGACGACGCGCAGGAAGACAAGCTCATCGGCCGGATCGTGGGCGAGGCGGTCAAGAACGTGTTCGACATGCACCTGAACGCCAAGGACTTCCGCGCCACGGTCGACTACTTTGAGAGCGGCAAGGGCTTCGAGATCTCCGACACAGAGCCGGCCTCGGCGATCCTGGAGCGTGCTGACAAGGTGCCCGGCCTGCGGAAGAAGGCCGACGAGCTGGCGCGGGCCCAGTTGCCCGACCTGACCGAGGGTGACGCCCGCGACGCCGCCACGGCCAGCGCCGTCGAGTTCATCCTGGAAGGCCTGCACGTCCACAACAAGCTGAACAAGGCCAGCAAGACCGGCGGGGCCTCGTACAAGCGCTGA